A single genomic interval of Malania oleifera isolate guangnan ecotype guangnan chromosome 11, ASM2987363v1, whole genome shotgun sequence harbors:
- the LOC131167736 gene encoding uncharacterized protein LOC131167736, with translation MGSSQSVQVDEEEDEDEEEEEEEGDHNVDGTDIRRGLDNHSEKKVLEQEPEMLPCHASASPLSPQLSALGTPRLGPSIKVWDPYNVLAPPPPPPPPPRFSRSFSLDTLDDDRTVTEVFLISHGECEMSLRPDLVAGRCPETALTSNGKRQARALAVFLNSQGVRFNAVYSSPLDRARATAVSVCQEMNFVEEQIQTSDALVDMSQGHWEGCPRSEIYTPETLNLIDRFQPDFSAPSGESLRQVEFRVVQFLNGTLLGLPDKLRADFHPLHQSASQVFSHNPHALANSVHDRDGTCLPHPHWDLLHRTRQGLSRKKSGKSRLQFVTTTGDHEAEDEISPREVSNRSSLHEMSSRSSSSCVSSIGVFTHSVPITCLITGLLGCSPVMSNKICIEDSSVTVLQHAWKTGWQVKRLNDTAHLRLL, from the exons ATGGGTTCTTCGCAATCCGTACAAGTAGACGAAGAAGAGGACGAGGAtgaagaggaggaggaagaagaaggcgACCATAATGTCGACGGCACAGATATAAGAAGAGGGCTGGACAACCATTCGGAGAAGAAGGTTCTCGAACAAGAGCCGGAGATGCTGCCGTGCCACGCTTCCGCATCTCCTTTGTCCCCTCAGCTCTCCGCCCTCGGCACGCCCCGTCTCGGGCCGTCGATCAAGGTGTGGGACCCCTACAACGTCCTCGCTCCCCCGCCACCGCCGCCGCCGCCTCCCCGTTTCTCGAGGAGCTTCTCCTTAGACACACTCGACGACGATCGGACGGTGACAGAGGTCTTCCTGATCAGCCATGGGGAGTGCGAGATGAGCCTGAGGCCGGATTTGGTCGCCGGCCGGTGCCCGGAGACGGCACTGACATCCAACGGGAAGCGGCAGGCGAGGGCTCTGGCGGTGTTCTTGAATTCGCAGGGGGTTCGGTTCAATGCGGTTTATTCGTCGCCGTTGGATCGGGCTAGAGCAACTGCGGTTTCAGTCTGCCAG GAGATGAATTTTGTGGAGGAACAGATTCAAACCTCAGATGCGCTTGTGGATATGAGTCAGGGGCATTGGGAAGGCTGCCCTCGATCTGAAATATACACCCCAGAAACATTAAACTTGATTGACAGATTTCAGCCTGATTTCTCTGCACCCTCTGGAGAGTCGCTTAGGCAGGTGGAATTCCGGGTGGTGCAGTTCTTGAATGGAACACTTCTGGGACTGCCCGACAAGTTGAGGGCTGATTTTCACCCACTTCACCAGAGCGCGAGTCAAGTGTTTTCGCACAACCCACATGCTCTTGCCAACTCAGTTCATGACCGAGATGGGACTTGTCTCCCACATCCCCACTGGGATTTGCTCCACCGAACCCGGCAAGGGCTTTCGAGGAAGAAGTCTGGTAAGAGCAGGCTGCAGTTTGTGACCACAACCGGAGATCATGAGGCTGAGGATGAGATCTCTCCTCGAGAAGTCAGCAACAGAAGCTCCCTTCATGAAATGAGCTCCAGAAGCTCCTCCTCTTGTGTTTCCTCTATTGGGGTTTTCACTCATTCGGTGCCAATTACGTGTCTCATCACAGGTCTCTTGGGCTGTAGCCCAGTAATGTCAAATAAGATTTGCATAGAAGATTCGTCGGTGACTGTATTACAACATGCATGGAAGACTGGGTGGCAAGTAAAGAGATTGAACGACACTGCACATCTTAGACTCCTATAG